Proteins encoded in a region of the Streptomyces akebiae genome:
- a CDS encoding GNAT family N-acetyltransferase codes for MKLPARAESPVLPQGYRIRSVHAQEWREVRELRLAALRDPVAHLAFLETYEEAVARPDGFWKERAERSAEGVRERRQFVVEGGGGEWVGTVTVLVEEAGTRDFFGGIVERRQAHLVGVFLRDGHRGKGVGEAMFAAAVGWARETGVERVRLFVNEGNGRAAAFYRRVGFVGSGVSVEGDEGRELEYVLP; via the coding sequence ATGAAGCTGCCTGCGCGTGCTGAGAGCCCCGTTCTGCCTCAGGGGTACCGGATCCGGTCCGTCCATGCCCAGGAGTGGCGCGAGGTGCGGGAGTTGAGGCTGGCCGCGCTGCGGGATCCGGTGGCTCATCTCGCGTTTCTGGAGACGTACGAGGAGGCTGTGGCGCGGCCGGACGGGTTCTGGAAGGAGCGGGCGGAGAGGTCTGCGGAGGGGGTCCGGGAGCGGCGGCAGTTCGTGGTGGAAGGCGGGGGCGGCGAGTGGGTCGGGACGGTGACCGTGCTCGTGGAAGAGGCCGGGACGCGGGACTTCTTCGGCGGGATCGTCGAGCGGCGGCAGGCGCATCTGGTGGGCGTGTTCCTGCGGGACGGGCATCGGGGGAAGGGCGTGGGCGAGGCGATGTTCGCCGCTGCGGTGGGGTGGGCGCGGGAGACCGGCGTCGAGCGGGTGCGGTTGTTCGTGAACGAGGGGAACGGGCGGGCCGCGGCGTTCTACCGTCGGGTCGGGTTCGTGGGCAGCGGGGTGTCCGTCGAGGGGGACGAGGGGCGGGAGTTGGAGTACGTGCTGCCGTAG
- a CDS encoding cupin domain-containing protein translates to MDDSVYVGNAGKDAALDRGWLLGHFKAEGDPRRSEAVEIKWGVHPRGDTRAQWVRGEERTALQVLISGRFRVEFPGRSVVLERQGDYVVWGRGVDHSWVAEEESVVLTVRWPSVAGYAVPDSGTDSDSDAGTGTGGDAS, encoded by the coding sequence ATGGACGACAGCGTGTATGTGGGCAATGCGGGCAAGGACGCGGCGCTGGACCGGGGTTGGCTGCTCGGGCACTTCAAGGCGGAGGGGGATCCGCGGCGGAGTGAGGCGGTGGAGATCAAGTGGGGTGTGCATCCGCGGGGGGACACGCGCGCCCAGTGGGTCCGTGGTGAGGAACGGACTGCTCTGCAGGTGCTGATCAGCGGCCGCTTCCGCGTCGAGTTCCCCGGTCGTAGCGTCGTGTTGGAGCGGCAGGGCGACTATGTCGTCTGGGGGCGCGGGGTGGACCACTCCTGGGTCGCGGAGGAGGAGTCGGTGGTGCTGACCGTGCGGTGGCCGTCCGTGGCCGGGTACGCGGTGCCGGACTCGGGCACGGACTCGGATTCGGACGCGGGCACGGGCACGGGCGGGGATGCTTCCTGA
- a CDS encoding type IV secretory system conjugative DNA transfer family protein — MRPDDRRPQQGGGGIPDGLLIALLGFLVSLTLLVWSATGLAGLFAHGAWPDAVTFTRTPLAVRSLVSAPQDLPAAWPDTPAAQLSGYGLFWGLFISQLMVLLVLAVFTMGTLARWRAVRAREKAARAQRQGGATTGRPVQHPDPTVVPVEQAPPAQPYTVDHAQHEVPPTSTPAPPHTSGRATGRTTSPGGGLAPPAGFPAPHPAPSTSVPEPRHSASPAPAAEVGATPPLGGSAAASLAAPAGAHTTPLTTTTGSTAPTDAGWANPAPTVVLGPAESRRPVAAQAVRDAEGPALVVTSDPTLWSDTKDARAKLGPVLLYDPAHRCDTPARLHWSPISGCEDKPTALARAVALLAPIRPTARIDQAVADTAETLLRSYLHAAAIDTRTIRHLHRWAQGSNVQEAVRTLRTNPKAAPGAAGELESALTSHPERRDIAQQLTARALSALSTVNVREACAPNRADSLALDSFVHEGGTLYVVGDPIEDPKANPSAMPLLTALASSVVERGRRMAERSSSGRLDPPLTLVLDDVAAVAPLPQLPALLTGGADQGLPTLALLRSREQARSRWPNAELPLP, encoded by the coding sequence ATGAGACCGGACGACAGGCGCCCCCAGCAGGGCGGAGGCGGCATCCCCGACGGGCTGCTGATCGCCCTCCTCGGCTTCCTGGTGAGCCTGACCCTGCTGGTCTGGTCGGCCACCGGCCTCGCCGGCCTCTTCGCCCACGGCGCCTGGCCCGACGCCGTCACCTTCACCCGCACACCCCTGGCCGTGCGCAGCCTGGTCTCCGCCCCCCAGGACCTGCCCGCCGCCTGGCCGGACACCCCCGCCGCCCAGCTCTCCGGCTACGGCCTCTTCTGGGGCCTCTTCATCAGCCAGCTCATGGTCCTCCTCGTCCTGGCCGTCTTCACGATGGGCACCCTGGCCCGCTGGCGGGCCGTACGAGCGAGGGAGAAGGCGGCACGAGCCCAGAGGCAGGGCGGAGCGACGACAGGGAGACCGGTCCAGCACCCGGACCCGACCGTCGTCCCCGTGGAGCAGGCACCCCCTGCCCAGCCGTACACCGTGGACCACGCCCAGCACGAGGTTCCGCCCACCAGCACACCCGCCCCACCACACACCTCCGGCCGGGCCACCGGCCGGACCACCAGCCCCGGCGGCGGCCTCGCTCCGCCCGCCGGGTTCCCGGCTCCGCACCCGGCCCCCTCCACGTCGGTCCCCGAACCACGTCACAGCGCGTCCCCCGCCCCGGCGGCCGAGGTCGGCGCGACACCCCCACTCGGTGGGTCGGCGGCCGCGTCCCTCGCGGCCCCGGCCGGCGCACACACCACCCCCCTGACCACCACAACCGGCAGCACCGCACCCACCGACGCCGGCTGGGCGAACCCGGCCCCCACGGTCGTCCTCGGCCCCGCCGAGTCCCGGCGCCCGGTCGCAGCACAGGCCGTACGGGACGCCGAAGGACCGGCCCTCGTCGTCACCTCCGACCCCACGCTCTGGTCGGACACGAAGGACGCCCGCGCGAAGCTGGGCCCGGTCCTCCTCTACGACCCCGCGCACCGCTGCGACACCCCGGCCCGCCTCCACTGGTCGCCCATCTCCGGCTGCGAGGACAAGCCGACGGCGCTGGCCAGGGCCGTAGCCCTCCTCGCGCCCATCCGCCCCACCGCCAGGATCGACCAGGCGGTGGCGGACACCGCGGAGACCCTCCTGCGCAGCTACCTCCACGCCGCCGCCATAGACACCCGCACCATCCGCCACCTGCACCGCTGGGCCCAGGGCAGCAACGTCCAGGAAGCGGTCCGCACCCTGCGGACGAACCCGAAGGCGGCCCCCGGCGCGGCGGGCGAACTGGAGTCGGCCCTCACCTCGCACCCCGAACGCCGCGACATCGCCCAGCAGCTGACGGCCCGTGCCCTCTCCGCCCTCTCCACGGTCAACGTCCGCGAGGCCTGCGCCCCGAACCGAGCCGACTCCCTGGCGCTGGATTCCTTCGTGCACGAGGGGGGAACGCTCTATGTGGTCGGCGACCCCATCGAGGACCCCAAGGCGAACCCCTCCGCGATGCCTCTCCTGACGGCCCTCGCCTCAAGCGTGGTCGAGCGCGGCCGGCGCATGGCCGAACGGTCATCCTCCGGCCGCCTCGACCCACCACTCACCCTCGTTTTGGACGACGTGGCGGCCGTGGCCCCACTGCCCCAGCTCCCCGCCCTGCTGACCGGCGGCGCCGACCAGGGCCTCCCCACCTTGGCCCTCCTCCGCTCCCGCGAACAGGCCAGATCCCGCTGGCCGAACGCCGAACTCCCGCTGCCGTAA
- a CDS encoding ATP-binding protein — protein sequence MRDPISALTDAFTSFLFGKVETTRLPVRTSTGQAQAVYLPTAAPGLGDSGVIIGREVYSGKGYIYDPFQLYGQQLPAPHWLVLGESGNGKSALEKTYVLRQLRFRDRQVVVLDAQGEDGVGEWNLIAEELGITPIRLDPTAALDMGIRLNPLDPSITTTGQLALLRTIIEVAMGHGLDERSGFALKVAHAYVNETIVERQPVLTDIVEQLRHPEPESAEAMNVAIDDVRAWGLDVALVLDRLVDGDLRGMFDGPTTVGIDLDAPLIVFDLSHIDRNSIAMPILMAIVGVWLEHTWIRPDRKKRIFLVEEAWHIINSPFVAQLFQRLLKFGRRLGLSFVAVVHHLSDVIDGAAAKEAAAILKMASTRTIYAQKADEARATGRVLGLPRWAVEIIPTLTPGIAVWDVNGNVQVVKHLITETERPLVFTDRAMTESSVDHLLDDDALHAAELEAEERAAAFVEQQLSEVDGYGSSESTVA from the coding sequence ATGAGGGACCCGATCTCCGCCCTCACCGACGCCTTCACGTCCTTCCTCTTCGGCAAGGTCGAGACGACCCGCCTCCCGGTCCGCACCTCCACCGGACAGGCCCAGGCGGTCTACCTCCCGACCGCGGCCCCCGGCCTCGGCGACTCCGGCGTGATCATCGGCCGCGAGGTCTACTCCGGGAAGGGCTACATCTACGACCCCTTCCAGCTCTACGGCCAGCAGCTCCCCGCCCCGCACTGGCTCGTCCTCGGCGAGTCCGGCAACGGCAAGTCGGCCCTGGAGAAGACGTACGTCCTGCGGCAGCTGCGCTTCCGCGACCGCCAGGTCGTCGTGCTCGACGCCCAGGGCGAGGACGGCGTCGGCGAATGGAACCTCATCGCGGAAGAGCTGGGAATAACTCCCATCCGCCTGGACCCGACCGCCGCCCTCGACATGGGCATCCGCCTCAACCCCCTCGACCCCTCGATCACCACGACGGGCCAGCTCGCGCTGCTCCGGACGATCATCGAGGTCGCGATGGGCCACGGTCTGGACGAACGCTCCGGCTTCGCCCTCAAGGTCGCGCACGCCTACGTCAACGAGACGATCGTCGAACGTCAGCCGGTCCTCACCGACATCGTCGAGCAGCTCCGTCACCCCGAGCCGGAGTCCGCCGAGGCGATGAACGTCGCCATAGACGACGTACGGGCCTGGGGCCTGGACGTCGCGCTGGTCCTGGACCGCCTGGTCGACGGTGACCTGCGCGGCATGTTCGACGGCCCCACCACCGTCGGCATCGACCTCGACGCGCCCCTCATCGTCTTCGACCTGTCCCACATCGACCGCAACTCCATCGCCATGCCCATCCTCATGGCGATCGTCGGCGTGTGGCTGGAGCACACCTGGATCCGCCCCGACCGGAAGAAGCGCATCTTCCTGGTCGAGGAGGCCTGGCACATCATCAACAGCCCCTTCGTCGCGCAGCTCTTTCAGCGCCTGCTGAAGTTCGGCCGCCGACTCGGTCTGTCCTTCGTCGCGGTCGTCCACCACCTGTCGGACGTCATCGACGGCGCGGCCGCCAAGGAGGCCGCGGCCATCCTGAAGATGGCGTCCACCAGAACGATCTACGCCCAGAAAGCGGACGAGGCCCGGGCCACGGGCCGCGTCCTGGGCCTGCCCCGCTGGGCGGTGGAGATCATCCCCACCCTCACCCCCGGCATCGCCGTCTGGGACGTCAACGGCAACGTGCAGGTGGTCAAACACCTCATCACCGAGACCGAACGCCCCCTCGTCTTCACCGACCGCGCGATGACCGAATCCTCCGTCGACCACCTGCTGGACGACGACGCCCTGCACGCCGCCGAGCTGGAGGCGGAGGAGCGGGCCGCCGCGTTCGTCGAACAGCAACTGAGCGAGGTCGACGGGTACGGCTCCTCCGAGTCGACGGTGGCTTGA
- a CDS encoding SCO6880 family protein — protein MTTESHHLSHPITPRRTYLIGRARPNAIIGRNRESGEIALIIAGAFLGMMCGLLVPVLVPRIALLTGFPMLALAAVYVPYKRRTFYKWFEINRSYKRSLRRGTTYRSANMEAGTRLDGREVEVGPPPGIGRITWLAAPFGPDEIAVLLHADRRTVTAAIEIEGPGVGLRDSEDQEALVDRFGTLLKHVANGDGFVTRLQMLARTLPADPDAHAKDVAQRGDDRAPGWLQQSYDQLQSMVSTSSEQHRAYLVACMHYTRELAAEGHAMARAARPQGRKLDKDAGLAVVMARELTDICSRLQEADIRVRQPLGQGRLASLIHSMYDPDHPIDHIQAMTKRNAWPAELDAMEPDYLQAKTRESSTRAPWCHATAWVKEWPMTPVGVNFLAPLLVHTPDVIRTVAVTMDLEPTEVAIERMLTEKTNDEAEASRAAKMNRTVDPRDVASHSRLDQRGEDLASGAAGVNLVGYITVSSRSPEALARDKRTIRASAGKSYLKLEWCDREHHRAFVNTLPFATGIRR, from the coding sequence TTGACGACCGAGTCCCACCACCTGTCCCATCCGATCACGCCCCGCCGTACCTATCTGATCGGCCGCGCCCGGCCGAACGCGATCATCGGCCGGAACCGCGAGTCCGGCGAGATCGCGTTGATCATCGCGGGCGCGTTCCTCGGCATGATGTGCGGCCTTCTCGTCCCGGTGCTCGTCCCGCGCATCGCCCTGCTGACGGGCTTCCCGATGCTGGCGCTGGCCGCGGTGTACGTGCCGTACAAGCGCCGGACCTTCTACAAGTGGTTCGAGATCAACCGCAGTTACAAGCGCAGCCTGCGCAGGGGCACGACGTACCGTTCCGCCAACATGGAGGCTGGCACCCGCCTCGACGGCCGTGAGGTCGAGGTCGGCCCCCCGCCCGGCATCGGCCGCATCACCTGGCTCGCCGCGCCCTTCGGCCCCGACGAGATCGCCGTACTGCTGCACGCCGACCGCCGGACCGTCACCGCCGCCATCGAGATCGAGGGCCCCGGCGTCGGCCTGCGCGACTCCGAGGACCAGGAAGCCCTCGTCGACCGCTTCGGCACCCTCCTCAAGCACGTGGCCAACGGCGACGGCTTCGTCACCCGCCTCCAGATGCTCGCCCGCACGCTGCCCGCCGACCCGGACGCCCACGCCAAGGACGTCGCCCAGCGCGGCGACGACCGCGCCCCCGGTTGGCTCCAGCAGTCGTACGACCAACTGCAGTCCATGGTCTCCACCAGCAGCGAGCAGCACCGCGCCTACCTCGTCGCGTGCATGCACTACACCCGCGAACTGGCCGCCGAGGGCCACGCCATGGCCCGCGCCGCCCGCCCCCAGGGCCGCAAGCTCGACAAGGACGCCGGCCTCGCCGTCGTCATGGCCCGCGAGCTGACGGACATCTGCTCGCGCCTCCAGGAGGCCGACATCCGCGTACGGCAGCCCCTCGGCCAGGGCCGCCTCGCCTCCCTCATCCACTCCATGTACGACCCGGACCACCCCATCGACCACATCCAGGCCATGACCAAGCGCAACGCCTGGCCGGCCGAACTGGACGCGATGGAGCCGGACTACCTCCAGGCCAAGACCCGCGAATCCTCCACCCGCGCCCCCTGGTGCCACGCCACGGCCTGGGTGAAGGAGTGGCCGATGACCCCGGTCGGCGTCAACTTCCTGGCGCCCCTCCTGGTCCACACCCCGGACGTCATCCGCACCGTCGCCGTCACGATGGACCTCGAACCCACCGAGGTCGCCATCGAACGCATGCTGACCGAGAAGACCAACGACGAGGCGGAGGCGTCCCGCGCCGCCAAGATGAACCGCACCGTCGACCCGCGTGACGTGGCCTCCCACTCCCGCCTCGACCAACGCGGCGAGGACCTCGCGAGCGGCGCCGCAGGCGTCAACCTCGTCGGGTACATCACCGTCTCCTCCCGCTCACCGGAGGCACTGGCCCGCGACAAGCGGACGATAAGGGCCTCGGCCGGCAAGTCGTACCTCAAGCTGGAGTGGTGCGACCGCGAGCACCACCGGGCCTTCGTCAACACGCTCCCGTTCGCCACCGGAATCCGAAGGTAG
- a CDS encoding energy-coupling factor transporter transmembrane protein EcfT — translation MPGRPHRVLKVATAFAAVQAAVVLLATRAVAAPTPSPSPSPSGDSCSLLSGAAREYCESDNGGGGGGGSGSTPNDLTTTLDPLSSLAQGCADAASWTVDKLSEAVNETADVDFTNMTFLKHYAVVFAASAILTLVLWLLAVTKRAVRGVPFTTAISEAIGFLWLTVLASAFTPLILYTIVSATDGVSDIIARTTGNQTDTFFGTFSEALKKGNDIGGGPIMLILVSLVSIVAAGVLYLELYLRAVLLYVGALLGVVVYAGLVDKDLWGHVRRWAGIMIAIILVKPVIVIVLGLAGALTTEDGPDSLAAVVSGLAIILLAIFASAMIYRFVPGFGDEIANSRNNRIMRGAEGKAAAVISSPATLVAQGIKTHSSRADNNGSGGGSSTPRPSNPASGGVAAHSSRSASGSGGTVPSAAPPPRTSPVNTPHAGNTRNSNRTGGEGR, via the coding sequence ATGCCCGGTAGGCCACACCGCGTACTCAAGGTCGCCACAGCCTTCGCAGCCGTACAGGCCGCAGTCGTCCTGCTGGCGACGCGTGCAGTCGCCGCACCCACACCATCACCCTCTCCCTCGCCCAGTGGCGACTCCTGCTCGCTGCTCTCCGGAGCAGCCAGGGAGTACTGCGAGAGCGACAACGGCGGTGGCGGCGGCGGCGGTTCGGGCAGTACCCCCAACGACCTCACCACCACCCTCGACCCCCTCTCCTCCCTAGCCCAAGGCTGCGCAGACGCCGCCTCCTGGACCGTCGACAAGCTCTCCGAAGCCGTCAACGAGACCGCCGACGTCGACTTCACGAACATGACGTTCCTGAAGCACTACGCGGTCGTCTTCGCGGCCTCCGCAATCCTCACGCTCGTGCTGTGGCTCCTCGCCGTCACGAAGCGGGCCGTCCGCGGCGTGCCGTTCACGACGGCGATCTCGGAGGCCATCGGCTTCCTCTGGCTGACCGTGCTCGCGTCGGCCTTCACGCCCCTGATCCTCTACACCATCGTCTCGGCCACCGACGGCGTCAGCGACATCATCGCCCGGACGACCGGCAACCAGACGGACACGTTCTTCGGGACGTTCTCCGAGGCCCTGAAGAAGGGCAACGACATCGGCGGCGGCCCCATCATGCTGATCCTGGTGTCGCTGGTCTCCATCGTCGCCGCCGGCGTGCTGTACCTGGAGCTGTACCTGAGGGCCGTCCTCCTCTACGTCGGCGCCCTCCTCGGCGTCGTCGTGTACGCCGGCCTCGTCGACAAGGACCTGTGGGGCCACGTCCGCCGCTGGGCGGGCATCATGATCGCGATCATCCTGGTCAAGCCCGTCATCGTCATCGTGCTCGGCCTCGCCGGCGCCCTGACCACCGAGGACGGCCCCGACTCCCTCGCCGCCGTCGTCTCCGGCCTCGCCATCATCCTGCTCGCCATCTTCGCCTCGGCGATGATCTACCGCTTCGTCCCGGGCTTCGGCGACGAGATCGCCAACTCCCGCAACAACCGCATCATGCGCGGCGCCGAAGGCAAGGCCGCCGCCGTGATCAGTTCCCCCGCCACCCTCGTCGCCCAGGGCATCAAGACCCACAGCTCCCGGGCCGACAACAACGGCTCGGGCGGCGGAAGCAGCACCCCCCGCCCGTCCAACCCCGCATCCGGCGGCGTGGCCGCCCACAGCTCGCGCAGCGCGAGCGGCAGCGGCGGAACTGTCCCCTCCGCCGCACCCCCGCCCCGCACGAGCCCGGTCAACACCCCCCACGCCGGCAACACCCGCAACAGCAACCGCACCGGAGGTGAAGGGCGTTGA
- a CDS encoding immunity 49 family protein, protein MTVHIARHGRSAGPEAEQFAERVNQHLIKGIDRLEGSTAVIDSIFGTAVMALRARCVVDPRAAAVETWEAAVNAMQLGSALFAVTGVSEGTVECRIHHKLRTLPAVGPLPTADAGTWLTAFWLAVICRDQQRMTELCEIPLDRLRSPEGQYDEYIYHWVDTLQTYWLRRPGLVEKLTATFQASDPAVARIAPRDLLDGVLYPPINLFYTFVRRDEEGFGPALVDALKLHRAYWTRDEEREAKLDGTVALGPLAVACLAFDGDFPLDVESEYLPKHLLQHGWLGEFPT, encoded by the coding sequence GTGACCGTACACATCGCCAGGCACGGGCGGTCGGCAGGACCTGAGGCCGAGCAGTTCGCGGAGCGGGTGAACCAGCATCTGATCAAGGGGATCGACCGTCTCGAAGGGTCGACGGCCGTGATCGATTCGATCTTCGGCACCGCTGTCATGGCCCTGCGTGCCCGTTGTGTCGTCGATCCCCGGGCTGCGGCAGTAGAGACCTGGGAAGCCGCGGTGAACGCGATGCAACTGGGTTCGGCGCTCTTCGCCGTGACGGGTGTGAGTGAAGGAACGGTCGAGTGCCGCATCCATCACAAGCTGCGAACCCTGCCCGCGGTCGGACCCCTGCCGACCGCCGATGCGGGTACGTGGCTCACCGCGTTCTGGCTGGCCGTCATCTGCCGTGACCAGCAGCGTATGACGGAGCTGTGCGAGATCCCCTTGGACCGGTTGCGTTCGCCTGAAGGGCAGTACGACGAGTACATCTACCACTGGGTGGACACCCTGCAGACCTACTGGCTGCGCAGGCCGGGCTTGGTGGAGAAGCTCACCGCGACCTTCCAGGCGTCGGATCCCGCCGTGGCCCGGATCGCTCCGCGTGACCTGTTGGACGGTGTGCTCTACCCGCCGATCAACCTGTTCTACACCTTTGTCCGCAGGGACGAGGAGGGCTTCGGGCCTGCGTTGGTCGACGCGTTGAAGCTTCATCGGGCGTACTGGACGCGCGACGAGGAGCGGGAAGCCAAGCTCGACGGCACCGTCGCCCTCGGCCCCCTCGCCGTCGCCTGCCTCGCCTTCGACGGCGATTTTCCCCTCGACGTCGAGTCCGAGTACCTCCCCAAGCATCTTCTGCAGCATGGCTGGTTGGGCGAGTTCCCGACCTGA
- a CDS encoding S1 RNA-binding domain-containing protein, which translates to MGAEGGEVVRLGAEETPALWAFLGGLREGEVLGGTVAAVERFGVFVALDDGPEHPFFPGVGFLTIPELSWRRIGAASEVVSVGQRVTCEFLQFDTWNGEARLSLRALEPDPFQEFADRVQVGRSLPGRVTMVASIGAFVEVADGIEGLVHLSELTVEPVESPDEVVRVGEEITVVVTEVDRVWRRLALSRVRALRGPDTGTPGSDA; encoded by the coding sequence ATGGGCGCGGAGGGTGGTGAGGTGGTGCGTTTGGGGGCCGAGGAGACTCCCGCTCTGTGGGCGTTTCTGGGTGGGCTTCGGGAGGGGGAGGTGCTCGGCGGGACGGTTGCGGCGGTTGAGCGGTTCGGGGTGTTCGTCGCGCTCGATGACGGGCCGGAACATCCGTTCTTTCCGGGGGTCGGCTTCCTTACCATTCCCGAGCTGTCCTGGCGGCGCATTGGGGCCGCTTCAGAGGTCGTGAGTGTGGGGCAGCGGGTGACTTGTGAGTTTCTGCAGTTCGACACCTGGAACGGGGAGGCCCGGCTGTCGTTGCGGGCCTTGGAACCGGATCCCTTCCAGGAGTTCGCCGACCGGGTCCAGGTGGGGCGGAGTCTGCCGGGGCGGGTCACGATGGTGGCGTCGATCGGGGCGTTCGTCGAGGTGGCCGATGGGATCGAAGGGCTGGTCCACCTCAGTGAGCTGACCGTGGAGCCCGTTGAGTCGCCGGACGAGGTCGTCCGGGTCGGGGAAGAGATCACGGTTGTCGTCACGGAAGTCGACCGGGTATGGCGGAGGTTGGCGCTGTCCCGGGTGCGGGCCCTGCGCGGCCCGGACACCGGGACGCCGGGCTCAGACGCGTGA
- a CDS encoding DUF7691 family protein — translation MSSSLSVYLLDVAATRALVGSGDQQLLDVVRSEFGDDLARDDEWFASEIEDGAPTAYEALRAVVHGGPFGEDKEHAFQFGYAYKRLCSLTGAFLDNSCFTPHRGAWLSVVDEGLRALGITAVSVEEFGYSDLPAPIPSTYIPGCGEWTHEQCLRALEQFEATKAKDGAPPPLEPEVVEAVTQVLQWLRHAESRPGFGVIGFKS, via the coding sequence ATGAGTTCTTCTCTGAGTGTGTATCTGCTGGATGTGGCTGCCACCCGGGCGCTCGTCGGGTCCGGTGACCAGCAGTTGCTGGATGTCGTGCGGAGCGAGTTCGGGGACGATCTGGCGCGGGACGACGAGTGGTTCGCGTCCGAGATCGAGGACGGGGCGCCGACGGCGTACGAGGCGTTGCGGGCCGTCGTGCACGGGGGGCCGTTCGGTGAGGACAAGGAGCATGCCTTTCAGTTCGGGTATGCGTACAAGCGGCTGTGTTCCCTCACGGGGGCGTTCCTGGACAACAGTTGCTTCACGCCGCACCGGGGCGCCTGGTTGTCGGTGGTGGACGAGGGGTTGCGCGCGCTGGGGATCACCGCCGTGTCCGTGGAGGAGTTCGGGTACAGCGATCTGCCGGCTCCGATTCCCTCCACGTACATACCGGGCTGCGGTGAGTGGACGCACGAGCAGTGTCTGCGGGCGTTGGAGCAGTTCGAGGCGACCAAGGCGAAGGACGGGGCTCCGCCGCCGTTGGAGCCGGAGGTCGTGGAGGCGGTCACGCAGGTTCTGCAGTGGCTGCGCCATGCCGAGTCGCGGCCCGGGTTCGGGGTGATCGGCTTCAAGTCCTGA
- a CDS encoding tetratricopeptide repeat protein: MTTLHPAVERADALLAIDRRDEAEALMRQRLAEDPEDIRAWVKLAQCHLVEPKNADAALEATEQALTLGPEDVGALVMRSHALWAAGGGRLPEAEKVLREVVRLSPEDWYGYAKLADTVFTAELLRLGRAGGGAVRADEVDAAARSAEELAMAALRLGPEEVYAHEVVWKIASLSGNTTVADQMDEAILRLDPQHQYALARRTEKAATAPGVKATEAATLYADALSAAPESASLRGKLDDASYRLLRGVRWLALLCLALAGTMLDLFAVEGETQRELPVSLGQRLWTLVPMAAIWALGALLRYRRLRNGIRINLRSLIRRRRWPRIVLAQAAWAMLCALLIAQLPWSDRTVPQILFWTGLLPTAATILFDRKRRG; the protein is encoded by the coding sequence GTGACCACTCTGCATCCCGCGGTGGAGCGCGCCGACGCGCTCCTCGCCATCGACCGGCGCGACGAGGCCGAAGCCCTGATGAGGCAGCGGCTCGCCGAGGACCCGGAAGACATCCGCGCCTGGGTCAAGCTCGCCCAGTGCCACCTGGTGGAGCCCAAGAACGCGGACGCGGCGCTCGAGGCGACCGAGCAGGCGCTCACGCTCGGCCCCGAGGACGTCGGCGCGCTCGTCATGCGCTCGCACGCCCTGTGGGCCGCAGGCGGCGGACGGCTGCCGGAGGCGGAGAAGGTGCTGCGCGAGGTCGTGCGTCTCTCCCCGGAGGACTGGTACGGCTACGCCAAGCTCGCCGACACCGTCTTCACCGCCGAACTGCTCCGCCTCGGCCGGGCGGGCGGCGGCGCGGTCCGCGCGGACGAGGTGGACGCCGCTGCCCGGAGCGCCGAGGAACTGGCCATGGCCGCGCTGCGCCTGGGCCCCGAAGAGGTCTATGCCCACGAGGTGGTCTGGAAGATCGCCTCCCTGTCGGGCAACACGACCGTCGCCGACCAGATGGACGAGGCGATCCTCCGTCTCGACCCCCAGCACCAGTACGCCCTGGCCCGCCGGACCGAGAAGGCGGCGACCGCCCCGGGCGTCAAGGCAACGGAGGCGGCGACGCTGTACGCCGACGCGCTGAGCGCCGCCCCCGAATCGGCGTCGCTGCGCGGCAAGCTCGACGACGCCTCCTACCGCCTACTGCGCGGCGTACGCTGGCTCGCCCTGCTCTGCCTGGCCCTCGCCGGCACCATGCTCGACCTCTTCGCGGTGGAGGGAGAGACCCAGCGGGAGCTTCCGGTGTCCCTCGGCCAACGCCTGTGGACCCTCGTCCCCATGGCAGCGATCTGGGCTCTGGGCGCCCTGCTCAGATACCGCCGACTGCGCAACGGCATCCGTATCAACCTCCGCTCCCTGATCCGCCGTCGCCGCTGGCCCCGCATCGTCCTGGCCCAAGCCGCCTGGGCCATGCTCTGCGCACTTCTCATCGCCCAACTCCCCTGGTCCGACCGCACAGTGCCCCAGATCCTCTTCTGGACCGGCCTGCTGCCCACGGCCGCCACCATCCTCTTCGACCGGAAGAGGCGCGGCTGA